GGCGATCCGCGCACTGTTATTGGCAATGTACGACCCCCGTGGCGACGACCAGCGGTTGCGCGCGGCCGCGCAAGCCGCACAGGCCGGTGGCCCTTCGATGGCGAGCGCCTTCGACCAGCTGCGCAAGCAATACCCCAAGCGGCTGGAGTTCTCCCACTATCGGCTGGAGGCGCCACACCTGGACGCGTCCACACGCGAGCAACTGGAAATACTGGGGTTAAAGTGAAACTGAAAAAACTTGGACTGATCATCAACCCCTGGGCTGGTATTGGCGGCCCGGCGGGCCTGAAGGGCAGCGATGGTGTGGACACCGTTGCGCGTGCGCTGCAGGCCGGCATTCAACCGCAGTCGCACAAGCGCGCCGAGATCGCCCTGCAGGCGCTGCGGCCATTTGCGGACGCACTGGAAATCGTTACCTACGCCGGAGACATGGGCGAGACGCTGGCGCGTGCACTGGGATTTTCCGTGGCCGTTGTGGGCGCCGCCGAGTCCGGTCGCTCTACCCCGGAGGACAGCGAGGCTGCGGCCAGGGCCATTCGCGCAGCGGGTGCCGACCTGATTGTGTTTGCCGGTGGCGATGGCACCGCGCGCAATATGGTCAATGCCCTGGGGGACAACTTCCCGGTACTGGGTATTCCCGCCGGAGTGAAAATGCATTCCGCCTGCTTCGCCATTTCCCCCAAAGCCGGTGGCGAAGTGCTGAGACGGCTGATGGCCGGGGAGCTGGTGGACCTGCACCAGCGGGAAGTGCGCGATATTGATGAAAAGTCGTTCCGCGAAGGGCGGGTGAGTACCCGCTACTACGGCGAGCTGCTGGTGCCGGAAGAAGGGCACTTTCTGCAGGCGGTAAAAAATGCGGGGCGCGAAGTAGAAGAGCTGGCGGTGGCGGACATCGCCGCTGGAATTATCGAGCAAATGGACGAGCAGGACCCCAACACCCTGTACATTTTTGGCCCGGGCTCTACCACGCTGGCGGTGTTGTCCGAGCTGGGTGCCGAGGGCACGCTGCTGGGGGTGGATCTATGGCAGGGGGGCAACCTGTTGGCTGCAGACGTCAACGCGCTGCAGATAGAAGACGCCATCCGCCGCCACCGCGAAGAGAATGCGGAAAATCCGGTAAAGATTGTTCTTACCGCCATCGGTGGCCAGGGGCACCTGATCGGGCGGGGCAACCAGCAGCTGTCGCCCGCGGTGCTACAGGCGGTGGGACGGGACCATTTAATGGTGGTCGCTACCAAAACCAAGATCACCGAACTCGGCGGCCGTCCATTACTGATCGACAGTGGCAACCCATCCCTGGATGAAGCCTGGAGCGGTTTTATTCCCGTGGTTACCGGCTACCGCGATGAAATCCTTTACCCGCTGTCGGGGGACGGCAGCGGCGAGATGGTGTGAATCTTACCTATTCCAACCGGCATCAAAACAGGCAAGCATTACCGTGAACTGGGAACCCCTGCTGCAGGAAGTGCGCAGCAAGCTCGAACAATCGCGCCCGACCGAAAACGCGCTGGACAGCCGTCGTCTGTTTCACGGCCGCGGCAATAGCTATCCGGGATTCGAGCGTGTGTGTGTCGACGGCTATCACCCGGCAATCCTGGTGACTCTGTTTGAGGCATACGAGGGTGAGGATGTGCTTGCGCAGCAGCTGTGGGCGCTGGTGCAGCCGTTCGGGTATAGCGGGCTGGCGGTGCAGCGCCGTTACCAGCCGCGTGCGCCCATCCAGTGGGAATGGGGCGAGCCTGTCGAGGCGCCGCTGGCCCGTCGCGGGCCACTAAAGTTTCCGCTCACCTTTGAGCGCCAGAATGTCGGCTTCTTTCTGGATATTGAGCCGGGTCGCGCGTGGCTGGAGCGGCAGGTGCGTGCGCTGGTGGAGCAGGGCGAGGATTTCAAACTACTGAACCTGTTTGCGTTTACCTGTGCCTTTTCCGTGGTGGCGCGGGCGGCGGGTGCAC
The nucleotide sequence above comes from Microbulbifer salipaludis. Encoded proteins:
- a CDS encoding NAD(+)/NADH kinase, producing the protein MKLKKLGLIINPWAGIGGPAGLKGSDGVDTVARALQAGIQPQSHKRAEIALQALRPFADALEIVTYAGDMGETLARALGFSVAVVGAAESGRSTPEDSEAAARAIRAAGADLIVFAGGDGTARNMVNALGDNFPVLGIPAGVKMHSACFAISPKAGGEVLRRLMAGELVDLHQREVRDIDEKSFREGRVSTRYYGELLVPEEGHFLQAVKNAGREVEELAVADIAAGIIEQMDEQDPNTLYIFGPGSTTLAVLSELGAEGTLLGVDLWQGGNLLAADVNALQIEDAIRRHREENAENPVKIVLTAIGGQGHLIGRGNQQLSPAVLQAVGRDHLMVVATKTKITELGGRPLLIDSGNPSLDEAWSGFIPVVTGYRDEILYPLSGDGSGEMV
- a CDS encoding class I SAM-dependent methyltransferase, whose protein sequence is MNWEPLLQEVRSKLEQSRPTENALDSRRLFHGRGNSYPGFERVCVDGYHPAILVTLFEAYEGEDVLAQQLWALVQPFGYSGLAVQRRYQPRAPIQWEWGEPVEAPLARRGPLKFPLTFERQNVGFFLDIEPGRAWLERQVRALVEQGEDFKLLNLFAFTCAFSVVARAAGAPEVLNIDLNKGVLKRGQANHQYNRLPLKAIRFVARDALRDFKRYDRSGPFRLAVVDPPTRQRGAFEVESNYAKLLEKLPACLADEADLLLVLNSPAHSEAYFRELISAADPGYSVVERLPQNPDFPDSDPDAALKMLHVRFTRTV